The sequence below is a genomic window from Desulfobulbus oligotrophicus.
ATAGCCTTGCAAACCTAGCAGTTGCCATTGTCCGAAAAGGTTGGTTACCTCGTCAGCTCCCGTTTGTAAATGAAATCTCCGCACTTTCAAAACGAAGCAATTACCTGATTTCACGGCTGAACACCCTCAATGGTATTGTTTCACCAACCACTGTGATGACTGAGGTACTGGTTAGAAACGGGGTACGACCAGAGTTAATCAAGCAGTATATGTATGGCATCAACATGGACAACTATGAAGCTCGTCTCCGTAGTCGAACTGCTGGAACAGCTTATACATTTGGTTTTATAGGGGGGTTATCAAATCATAAGGGATGTCATGTACTTATCCAGGCAGTTCGATTACTCAACCATAAAGATGTACTACTGAAAATCTATGGAAATCCAAAAGATTTTCCAGACTATTACAACAAGTTGCAGGAATTGGCTGAAGACTTTCCTTCTATCAAGTTTTGCGGCACTTTTCCAAACACTCAAATTGCTGAAATTCTCGACGGTATTGACACTCTGGTAGTCCCCTCTATCTGGTTTGAAAACGCCCCTCTGGTAATCCACTCAGCACTGGCTGCCGGATGTCCTGTAGTGTCTTCTGATTTTCCTGGTATGTCGGAAGTCATCCACAATGAAAAAAACGGATTATTATTTGAACCAGGTAATGCTAAAGACTTGGCCGCAAAGCTCAGACGTTTACTTGATGAACACAATCTTCTTGAAAAACTCAGCAGTAACTGCCGTAAACCAAAATCAATTGCAGAATATGTAGACGAAATCTTGACTCTGTATGAGTCTCGCCTTGCATATACAAGTAATTAAGGACATTAACTATTATCATATCAGTCGATTGTAGGGTATCGAATACTTTTCGACTCTTAATTTCTAACAAATAATTTTCGATATCTTATATGAAATCATCAGAGTCTCACAAAAATATATCTACAAATACCTCCAGCACCTGTCTGGTGATTGGCGGTCGTGGCTTTATCGGACTACATCTGATCGATGCTTTACTGCAACAAGACTATCATGTCCGCTGCTTTGATCGTCCTCATGCAGTGCCTCTGGAAAATAAATTACGTAACAATCCAAATTTTGAGATGTTCGAGGGCGATTTCACCAATGAAAAAGATATTGTTGACGCTTTCAAAGGTTGCGATTTCTGCTTTCATCTCGTCTCTACAACACTTCCGCAATCTTCAAATGCCGACCCGGTATACGATGTTGAAAGCAATGTTGTTGCTACAATAAAATTGTTCAATCATGCTGTACGTACAGGTCTTAAAAAAATTATTTTTCCCTCTTCAGGAGGCACAGTTTACGGTGTTCCACTCAACATTCCAATCCATGAGGACCATCCCACAAATCCCCTCTGCTCATATGGTATCTCTAAACTGACCATTGAAAAATACCTCGAACTGTACAGACATCTTCATGGGCTGGAGTACAGTGTGTTACGTATTTCCAACCCGTACGGTGAACGGCAACGAGTCCATTCAAGTCAGGGAGTTATCGCTGTTTTTCTTGGTAAAATATTACGAGGAGAGGTTGTTGAGATATGGGGAGACGGATCGGTAACCAGAGACTACATCTATATAGCTGATGTTATAGAGGCAATGCTGGCAACGCTTGCATACAGCGGTGATCAACGAATTTTTAATATCGGCTCAGGCCAGGGACACAGTCTTAATGAGATACTGGATACAATCGAAACAGTCACTGGCTCGCCGGTACATCGCCGTTATTTACCCGGCCGCCCGTTCGATGTGCCCTCAAATGTTTTAGATATAGAACGAGCGCGTCAGTATTTAGATTGGTCACCAGGTATGAGTTTCGAAGAAGGACTGTCACGATTTGTTAAGTGGCTGCAACAACAACCGGATGACCAATAGTTTTCATCATCTTCTATCAATCTATACTATACGCCTCAATCGGAAATATTCGCATCCAACTTCAAAAGTGCTAAGATCTCCTGGATTGAGCTGTTTTGCTTAAACACAACTGTTGGATTGTCCGGCGGTTCATAAGGACTATCAATACCGGTCATATTAGGCAGTCGACCACTGCGTGCTTTTTGATATAATCCCTTGGGATCACGCTTTTCACACACCTCCAAGGGGGTATCAACAAACACCTCAACAAAGTTCTCTGCACCGATTAATTCCCGGGCCATCCGTCGCTCAGCTCGAAACGGACTGATAAACGCTGTTATCACGACGAGACCGGCATCCATCATCAGCCTGGCTACTTCAGCAACGCGACGAATATTTTCAACACGGGCAGCCTCTGTGAACCCAAGATCTCTATTCAATCCCTGACGGATATTATCGCCATCAAGAACATAGGTGCGTCTTCCTGAAGCATAAAGTTGTTTTTCCAGCCTGTTGGCAAGGGTGGACTTGCCAGCACCAGATAGACCGGTAAGCCAGATTACCTTACCACGGTGACGGTTGAGTCGTTCGCGATCTTGCCGAGTAATGCTCAATGCCTGTTGATGCACCGTGCGGGATCTGCGTAAATAGTGCCTGATAAACCCGACAGCCACTGTTGTTTGTTCAAAACGGTCCATCAAAATAAAACTACCGAAAATCAACGTGTTTTGGACTGTATCAAAGTATACAGGATGACTGAGGGCAAGGTTACATACCGCAATATCATGTAATTCTAACTGTCGACTCGGTAGCTGTGCATTGGTGTTTATATCGATGAGATGCTTAATATTTGTAATCCAGGCGTTGGTCTTCTGATTAGCAAGCTTCATCAAATATCTGCGGCCGGACAGTCCAATGTCTTTGTGCATCCAAAAAAGTGTGGCTTGAAACTGATCAGACATTTCAAACGATGTATTGATTGGCATCAGTACATCTCCCATGGTAACGGCAACCGTTCGATCAAGTATTAAAGTAACTGTTTCACCTGCATTTACACTGTCAACATTCCCATCAGGAGTATCAATTTGTACTACTCTGCCGGTATCACCAGATGGTAGTACCTGTAACTGCTCACCAACACAAAGTTCTCCTGTTGCTACAACACCACGAACTTTTGAAAGTCCATGTTCGTTCCTGTCAGAGTTTTGTACCAGGAACATAACTTTATAGTCAGATGACGATTCAACCTGCAGATTGTCCAGGCAGGACAGAAGAGATTGCCCTGTATACCATGGCATCTTATCTGAAAGCGAAATAATATTATCCCCGGTAAGCACAGACAGAGCAATGGTTGTAACACTTTTAAACCCTAAGGGTTCTACTGCATGTTTGTAAGTAGTACAGATATCCTCGAAATTCTGTTGATTACGAAAAACTGCATCTGCGTTATTCATCGCCAGGATGACATGCCGTATACCAACCAGCCATGCTCTGCACATGTACGCCATCACCTGATCCGTGTCTTGAGCACTGGCATCGACAAGGACCACAGCCACATCAGCGATAAAAGCATCACAAACCATGTTGTCAAGATACTGGCCGGGCTTGGACACAGTTGCAACGATATACTTACGTTGCGTTGAGTTAAAATGACGATAGGAAAGATTACTTGTTGTATCGAAGAAAACAATATTTTTAGTTGCTCGTTCTAACGCTGCCTGCTGATTGTCAATAACCTGTTGTGGACTTTGAAACAGATGGTTGAGCAGTGCCTCCTGTTCTTTCTCCATTCCTCCAAAAATGATTAAACGAAATATTCTCGGATCTATTTGCTGTAACTCACCATTGGTTGTTGTGTCAGTTTCACAAAATGGCTTTTCAATCGGCGATGGATATTTTTTCTTCCCTGGTGTCATGCTAAAAAAAGATTTGTTATCGTGTACATAGGTTGTAGAAGGAATGAATATAAAGACTCCTGTCTTCAGACAATAAGAGCACAGTATGAAAACCTGCCTATCTAAAGTACGGCTATACGTACTTCCATCCCACGACTATGACAAATAAAAACTGAGTTATCAGCATATTTACGTTCATCATTCTCATAATCATCAACAACAAAACAACATTAAAAAGTAATCAATTCTTCATTTGGCAGATAGCCTTACTGCCTTTTTTAGTTGCCATTGACAACCAACCAGGAGAGGCACACTGTAGGTAGAGAGTAATGTAAGCCGATTGGATGGTACTACACATAACCGGCCGATCGGCATCTCAACTTTCAACCATAGAGGCGCTCTTGTTTTGCCCAAAAGGAGGTTTCATGAGTCAGACTGTTATTGCCGTTATTGTTGGTAGTTTACGAAAAGATTCGTATAACCGGAAGCTGGCTGATGCCCTTACCAGGCTGGCACCACCGGAGTTTACCTTTAAGCATATAGAGATCGGTGATTTACCGCTCTACAACCAGGATGATGATGCCAATCAGGCCCCAACAGTACAGCGTTTGAAGGATGCAATTCGCTCGGCAGACGGCCTGTTGTTTGTCACCCCGGAATATAACCGCTCTATTCCCGGTGTTTTGAAAAATGCCATTGACCATGCCTCGCGTCCCCCTGGTCAGAGTGTCTGGGGCGGTAAACCAGCCGGCGTACTCGGCATCTCCATCGGTCAGATCGGCACAGCTCTTGCCCAGCAGCATCTGCGCAATGTGCTGGCCTTTCTTGATGTACCCACCATTGGCCAGCCGGAAATGTTTTTGCAGGTGAACGAGAACTTTTTTGATGCGGACGGCAATATCGGCCAGGGAAGCAAAGCGTTCTTCCAGGGCTGGATGGACCGTTATGTGGCCTGGGTGAAACAACACATTGCCGGCTAAACAAAAAACAACACTGCTGCCAGATCACTGGCAGCAGGCCCGTCAAGATCCAGCCAACCAATGGCCAGGCTGCTCTACCTCTGCTGATACAGTGAAGGCACAGCCTGGCATATGTGCACACAGACAGATACACAACAGCAGATCGTCATGCAACGCCAGTACCGGTACCGGCTGTGGTATTGATCCAAAACATCTATACTGACTGCACTGTCCAGGATCTACAAAAAACGGGTTGAGCACTGCAAAGCACCATCACCAGACAAAAACACCACAAACCGCTGCAAAAGAATGGAAACTGATCACGCCATAAGGTCCAGTCAGGCACCACCATCAACAGCACCACCTCTTTTAGAGGTACGTGAGCTTGGTAAACAGTACAACGGATTTACCGCTGTGGCGGGTATCTCCTTTACGGTGCAGACCGGCGAGTGTTTCGGTCTTCTTGGTCCGAATGGTGCTGGTAAAACCTCTGCCATTCGGATGATATACGGTGCTTCGCCACCCAGTGCCGGCAGCCTGCGCGTGTTCGGTCTGGATATCACCCGGGACTGGCGGCGCATTCGTGCCCGGATCGGTGTCTGTCAACAAGACAACACCCTGGATCCTGATCTGTCGGTGCTGCAAAACCTGCTCATCTTTGCCGGTTACTTCGGCATCCCCAGGGAACAGGCAAAAAGACGGGCCAGGGAGTTGCTCCACTTCTTTGCCCTGGACAAAAAAAGTGATGCCAAGGTGGGCGATCTCTCCGGTGGCCTTGCCCGACGTTTAACCCTGGCACGCGCCCTGATCAACGAGCCGGAGCTCGTTATCCTGGATGAGCCGACCACCGGCCTTGACCCCCAATCACGACATCTGCTCTGGGACAGGCTGCATGCCCTGCGTGCCCGCGGCACCACCTTTATCCTCACCACCCATTATATGGAGGAGGCGGCACAACTCTGCGACCGGCTGGTTATCATGGATCATGGGCAGATTCTGGTGGAGGGAACACCCCAGGAACTGATCAACGATCATGTCGGTCAGTCTCTCATCGAACTCACCGGTACCCAACAGGAAGATCTGCAACGGTTCTTACAGGAAAAGAACGTAGCGTTTGATGTAATGGGAGAACGGCTGGTTATCTACAGCAACGGTGATACCGCCCTGGAGCAGGCCATCCACGAAAAATTCTGCAGCCGCGAGTGCACCTTCCGTGCCGCCACCCTGGAAGATGTCTTTCTGCGCCTTACCGGCAGGGAGTTACGCGAATGATACAACTCTCTAACCTTTCCTGGCGCTTTCTCAGGGTCTGGCGACGAAACCTGATTGTCTACCGTAAGATCTGGAAGGTCAACTTCATGGTTCCGCTGCTGGAACCCACCTTCTATATCCTTGCCTTTGGCATTGGTTTCAGGGGATTGATCAGCGAGGTCAGCTACGATCAGCACCCGCTTACCTATACCCAGTTCATAGCACCGGCTCTGGTTGCCATCTCCATTATGTACAACGCCTTTTTCGAGACAACCTATGCCTCGTTTGTCCGGATGTACTATCAGAAGACCTTTGACGGTATGATGACCACACCGCTGTCTCTGGAAGAGATTGTTCTGGCGGAGATTGTCTGGAGCGCGACCAAGGCCACTGCTGCTGCAACCATCATGAGTATGGTGCTGGCTCTGCTTGGATACGTCACCCTGCCGCAGGGGTTGCTGATCGTGCCGCTGGCCTTTCTGGGCGGCCTGGCCTTTGGCAGTGTAGGTATGGTTTTTACCGGCATCATACCATCCATTGATATGTTTAACCTGCCGACCTTTTTATTTATCACACCCATGTTTCTTTTCAGCGGCACCTTCTTTCCAGTGGCCGGCCTGCCTGCCTGGGCTCAGACCGCGGCCCTGGGGTTTCCGCTCTACCATCTGGTTGAACTCAGCAGATACTGCTGCCTCGGGCTTATTGAGGGAAGTATACTTGTAAGCCTGGGGTATCTGACTGTCTTTCTGCTGATCTTTTTCTGGATAAGTCTGGTGGTCATGCGGCGACGCCTGATCAAATAACGTGCAAACAATCTGCTCGAACCAGGCATCAGTAACCAGCCGCTCCGGCTGCCTGCTGTCAATCCATCCGACACCCTAGTCTAGTCGGCCATGAAAAACTCTCAACGAGTTGGAATATATGGATAAAAATTGAAAAATATAGCACTGTAAATTGCAGGATATTGCACTTTTCCCCTTCAATTTCTGGTGATTTTCGATGCAGCCGAAGAAGCAGATTTCCAGCCCCCAGTTGGACATGTTCCGCAACCGTTTGGAGAGCATTCTCAATCATCGTCATGAGTTGTACCGGCTGAGTGGGCTGATCGACTGGGGAGTGTTTGAAAGCGAGTTTGGCAAGCTGTACTCTGAGGAAGGCCGGCCGGGGCTCCCGATTCGTTTGCTCGTAGGCCTGACCTATCTGAGCCATGCGTTCAACACGTCAGACGAAGAGACGGTACGGCGGTGGGTGGAGAACCCGTACCATCAATATTTCTGCGGGGAAGAGTACTTTTGTCATGAACTGCCGATCGATCCGTCTTCGTTGAGTCGCTGGCGAAAGAGGATAGGTGAGCAGGGATCGGAATTGATCCTGCAGCTCACGATAAAGGCGGGGTTGACAAGCGGAGCGGTTGCGCCGACCAGTTTGGAGCGAGTGATTGTTGATACGACTGTTCAGGAAAAGGCGGTGGCGTTTCCGACCGATTCACGATTGTACAACCGCAGTCGGGAACGACTGGTCAAGTTGGCTGCGGTTTGGGGCATTCGTCTTCGGCAGAGTTACTCCCGTCTTGGACGTCAGGCCTTGTTAAAGGCCGGCCGGTATTTTCACGCCCGCCAAACCCGAAGAGCCCGTCGGGAGGTAAAACGGCTGAAGACCTATCTGGGCAGGGTGTATCGGGACATTGTGCGCAAGATCGAAGGGCAGCAGGCGCTTGGCCCAGTGCTTCTTCCCGAGCTTGCCCTGGCTGAGCGGTTGTTGACGCAGCAGAAACAGGACAAGAACAAGCTCTACAGCCTGCATGCACCGGAAGTCGAATGCATTGCCAAGGGCAAGGCACACAAGAAGTACGAGTTCGGGGTCAAGGTGAGCGTGGCCACCACCAATCGAGACAACTTCGTGGTGGGCATGTTGGCTGAACCTGGCAATCCCTATGATGGCCACACCCTGGGCAGGGCCATTGAGCAGGTGCAGCGGATCACCGGCTGCACCGTTCAACGCAGTTTTGTCGACCGGGGCTACCGTGGTCACAAGATCAAAGAACCCCAGGTGTTGATCTCCGGTCGCAGGCGGGGAATGACACCGCAGATGAAGAAGGAACTCAAGAGACGCAGCGCCGTTGAGCCGGTGATCGGCCATATGAAGGCGGATGGCAAGCTTGGACGCAATTACCTGCTGGGTGAGTTGGGCGATAAAATCAATGCCCTGCTCTGTGGAGCAGGGCACAATATCCGTCTTATCCTCAAGAAGTTGAGGGAAAGGTTGTTTCTTCTTTTTACCGGATTGCTTTTGGTCCTCTGGTGCCGCTTCGATGGGCAAAAAAAGGGTGCCGGAGCGATCGCCCCGGCAATATGAAAAAAGGCTTTTTCAAGGACGACTAGTCTATGAGCAGCGCAGTCTTTTTGGTCAGAAAATCAGTGACCTCCTGCCACCATATCTGATCGGCTGCCATGGGCATACTGTTGTGCCCTGCCCCCAACATGACCCATAATTTTTTCGTGGTCATGAGTTTTTCATAAAGTTGTCGGCCGTGATGGGTCGGGATAATCTCATCCTCACCGGCCAGAAGCACGGCCACCGGTCCCTGAAAATGCCGCAGGTTAGCGACACTGTCGTATCGGTCGCGCAGTAACCAGCGAACCGGGATAAACGGATAGTGCGTTGCAGCAACATTTGCCAATGTGTCCCAGGGCAAGAACAGCACCACCCCGGCCACAGGCACTCTGGTCTGCCTGACAACACCGGCAGCAACTCCGCAGCCAAGTGATTCTCCCCACAGATAGAGCGGCGGACCGAACTGCTCATGGGCAAGCTCAAGGAGAGTGGTGCCATCCTGCACCAATGCTGTTTCAGCAGGTTGCCCATCACGTCCTCCATATCCGGGATACTCAGCCAGCAGTACCCGGAAATGCTGTTTTACAAGGGCCTTGGCATAAAAGAAGCGATGAAAGGCGGCACCGCCATTGCCATGAAAAATAATAACTGTGCCGCGAATCCCCTGCTGCGGATCCGGCTCGGCAACAAACCCGCGAAACTGTTCGGATGAAGGCCAGTGCCGCAGGCCCAGTTCACGCGCCTGCAGCGGTGACAGCTCGGATGCATCCGGAAAGTAGAGCATGCTCCGTTGATGCAGATACATGAACGCGCACAGGCCGAGATAACCGACACAAACAAGAACAATGGTTGTGATAAGCATACGACAGTTCCGGAATATGGAAAAAAGAGGTGACAGAAGATTGGACATGTTCACTGTATCCGCTGTTTTACTGGGATCTTACCTGCTTTTACATGTTCAGACTGCCCGGTTTGCCCAGACACGATGCTCAAAAAAGGCAATCAGTATATACAAAAAAAGGGCACACCCAATGACCGTTGAAAAGCCACCGTGCAGAGCCACCAGGATCGCCACCATGGTACTGATGACCGAAAAGAAACCATTCACTCCCCAGGCCAGAGGAATCCATTCGGGATACCATTTGCCCAGACGAAGCAATCCAAGGGGAAACGGCATCCCCATCCAGAACGCCAGGCCGCCGATCAGTCCGATACTGACAACTGCCCGCACGGTAAGAGGCCAGGCAGCTCCCAGTTGGAAGATATATGACAGCAGCCACAGGTACAGACAGGCCACCACCACAATAACCGTGCAGACAAGCATAACCGGTCGTCTAGAACCCCATGACCATTCACGCAGCCAAGTCATCTGTTGCAAACGCTTAACAGCGCCGCTTCCCAGTCCTGCAAAAAAGAGAAACGAAGGCACAATCACTGCCATTGCCAGTATTGGGTCACGTAAAAAGACGATCCATTGCTGCATGAATGTAATTTCCACAAAAAAGAACGCCAGACCCAAGGCTGCAAAGTAGACAATCCAGGCAGCTCTCTCTTTTCGGCCCAGGCTGATTTGCCTGTGTTTGCGCATAAACGGGCGTAAGGGTAAAAAAATTGCCGGTACACTGATGACAAGAGCCACGGCAAACGACATCCACAACAGCAGGTATTCCCATTCCAACAGAGCCGCGCTCCCGCTTGTTCGCTGTGTCCACAGAGAAGGTAAGGAAGACCAGCGAAAGAAATGGCTGAACCAGGGACGATCATCAACAGCAGGCGTCACATGAAAGGTTGCTGACAGTGGATGAGCAACGCCCTGTCGCAGGGCAGATATCGCCTCATACAGATAGGGTTGATCAAGAACACTGATTTGATTGACTTCGCTGCTTTTCAGACCGGGCAGCCAGTCAATATCAAAGGCCCGCTCCTTGCAAAAAACCCTGACTGTATCCTGCTGGTAATGTGATAACGGTGCACGGCTGACCATAATAGTTGCGGTGTTCCAGGTTCGGATAACGATCAGATGGGCAAAAGGATCGCTGTTTGCATCCAGTCGCTGCATGGCAGCCATTAACGTTGTCACTGTCTTCAGAGCACTGCGCGGCGGTAGTTCCAGGGGCAGAGTCAGGCTTAACATTCCGTTATTCGTCAGGTGAGACAGAGCCAGCTGCAACCCTTCAACCGTAAAAAGAGGCTGAGCCCGCAGGGCGTGGCCACTTCCAGCACCAGCCGGTACGGCCGTGCCAAAAAGGGAGAGCTGGATCAGATCATACTGCTGTTGACTGGCCACTAAAAAGCCGCGGATATCACCTCTTTCCAGATGCACCTGTTTTTGCTGGTAGATATCACCGCTGAAGGTGGTGAAATCGGTGGTGATCAGATCAACCAGACCGCGATTTTGCTCCACAGCATCAATACGGACAGCCTGCTCCAGCAGAGCATGCCAGATATCCGTGCCTCCACCTGCCCCGGCCACAAGCACGTCCGGCTGCTTATCTATCAGGGCATAGGCCAGGGCCTGGGGAGTCCAACGAAGAAATTCCATGGCCTGCCCCCCTTCACTGCCACGCTGAATTACCCCAACAGGATGTCCATCATGAAAAAGAGCGATCTGTTCCGGCGGCAGTACCGGAGCCAGCAGGCTTAACCCCGGCGCATACCGAAAGGGGATGTTGTTACTTACAAGGGCGGTATATTCGCCTACCGGCGTATGCTTTTCTGCGGCAACCCGTACTCCGGGCACCAGTAGTGCCTGTTTTAGCCCCTTATACTCGGACATGACCGGAACCAGAATGTGATTAGGCCAAACCAGGCAGACCACCGCACATACTGCAAGAACCAGACGCCACAATCCTGTGTTGTTACGCCCGACAAGAACCATTGGTGCCAACAGGCCAACCAGCGCCAGGAGCTTGATGCAGTACTGTGGCGGCCACAGAAAGAGGAGGAAAAAAACCAGTAAAGTACCGCCTGCAGCTCCACAGAGATCGGCCCGATACATCCTGGCAACCTCATCCTGAAAACTCCGTAGGGTAAGACCGATACAAAGACCGGCAAAGAAAAAAGGCACCGTGGTGACAGTGAAGACCGCTGCGAATCGAATCATCTGCCTCCCCTGCCAGATGATCTCCGGCGGATTGAAGCCCAGCCGACCGATCAGTGACGCAGCAAGCAGCAGGGTAACGACAAAAAGAAGACTGCTGACGGCAAATGAACGGGAGAAGACAGGAACAAGGCGATGCTGCAGCCGGCTGAGTACACTGCCCGAAAGACCAAACCCCAACAGGGCCATGCTGATAATCAGGTGGGCAAAATGATCCCAGTACATCAGGGAGAAAAACCGTAGGAGCACCAGTTCATAACCAAGGGCGGCACTGGAAACCAGGGCGACTGCCAGTGCGGCTTTCCCTGTTGTCGGCTTCATTACACCCTGTTCACTCTCGTGTGCCGGTCAGTGGTACAAACTGCACCGGCAGTACCTGGCGCATGGTTATCTGGCCGATGTCGTCCTTTTCCACCAGCATCAGATGCTGTACGGCAAAGGGAGTGCCCACCGGGATCACCAATCGCCCTCCTTTTTTAAGCTGGGCAATGAGTGGTGGTGGAATTGTGGAGGCGGCTGCAGTGACAATAATGGCATCAAAAGGTGCTTCCTGCTCAAGCCCGTAATAACCGTCCCCCTCATGAACCGTGATGTTGGTGTAGCCAAGGCGTGCA
It includes:
- a CDS encoding spermidine synthase family protein; protein product: MKPTTGKAALAVALVSSAALGYELVLLRFFSLMYWDHFAHLIISMALLGFGLSGSVLSRLQHRLVPVFSRSFAVSSLLFVVTLLLAASLIGRLGFNPPEIIWQGRQMIRFAAVFTVTTVPFFFAGLCIGLTLRSFQDEVARMYRADLCGAAGGTLLVFFLLFLWPPQYCIKLLALVGLLAPMVLVGRNNTGLWRLVLAVCAVVCLVWPNHILVPVMSEYKGLKQALLVPGVRVAAEKHTPVGEYTALVSNNIPFRYAPGLSLLAPVLPPEQIALFHDGHPVGVIQRGSEGGQAMEFLRWTPQALAYALIDKQPDVLVAGAGGGTDIWHALLEQAVRIDAVEQNRGLVDLITTDFTTFSGDIYQQKQVHLERGDIRGFLVASQQQYDLIQLSLFGTAVPAGAGSGHALRAQPLFTVEGLQLALSHLTNNGMLSLTLPLELPPRSALKTVTTLMAAMQRLDANSDPFAHLIVIRTWNTATIMVSRAPLSHYQQDTVRVFCKERAFDIDWLPGLKSSEVNQISVLDQPYLYEAISALRQGVAHPLSATFHVTPAVDDRPWFSHFFRWSSLPSLWTQRTSGSAALLEWEYLLLWMSFAVALVISVPAIFLPLRPFMRKHRQISLGRKERAAWIVYFAALGLAFFFVEITFMQQWIVFLRDPILAMAVIVPSFLFFAGLGSGAVKRLQQMTWLREWSWGSRRPVMLVCTVIVVVACLYLWLLSYIFQLGAAWPLTVRAVVSIGLIGGLAFWMGMPFPLGLLRLGKWYPEWIPLAWGVNGFFSVISTMVAILVALHGGFSTVIGCALFLYILIAFFEHRVWANRAV